The following are from one region of the Sandaracinus amylolyticus genome:
- a CDS encoding glutathione S-transferase family protein, protein MIKLFHAPYSRSSAIVWLLEELGVPYQLEIVPIRAQGGAPEGYREIQAHKKVPAVVLNGVTITERAAIALHLAESFPETGLAPRFGDPRRAAFLSWLVYSDAVLDPAIAARLSDWSYLPLGISFGTLDDAVRHLDRALSASPYLVGDRFTAADVQIGAMLHYAVSIGEAITPTPAMRAYLDRVRARPAFQKREAIDREHAAT, encoded by the coding sequence ATGATCAAGCTCTTCCACGCCCCCTACTCGCGCTCGTCCGCCATCGTCTGGCTCCTCGAGGAGCTCGGCGTCCCCTATCAGCTCGAGATCGTGCCCATCCGCGCCCAGGGCGGCGCGCCCGAGGGCTATCGCGAGATCCAGGCGCACAAGAAGGTGCCCGCGGTCGTGCTGAACGGCGTCACGATCACCGAGCGCGCCGCGATCGCGCTGCACCTCGCGGAGAGCTTTCCCGAGACCGGGCTCGCGCCCCGCTTCGGCGATCCGCGCCGCGCCGCGTTCCTGAGCTGGCTCGTCTACTCCGACGCGGTGCTCGACCCCGCGATCGCCGCTCGGCTCTCGGACTGGTCGTACCTGCCGCTCGGCATCTCGTTCGGCACGCTCGACGACGCGGTACGACACCTCGATCGCGCGCTCTCCGCGTCGCCGTACCTCGTGGGCGATCGCTTCACCGCGGCCGACGTGCAGATCGGCGCGATGCTGCACTACGCGGTGAGCATCGGGGAGGCGATCACGCCGACGCCCGCGATGCGCGCGTACCTCGATCGCGTGCGCGCGCGGCCCGCGTTCCAGAAGCGCGAGGCGATCGATCGCGAGCACGCCGCGACGTGA
- a CDS encoding family 1 encapsulin nanocompartment shell protein has protein sequence MNQSPLTDEQWEFLQQEVVREARRTLVGRRLLGIYGPLGAGLESVSVEQYGPDEDAEIEFLSRTDPKPIHGANEVILRVPILYKDFVLHWRDVSFSKKLGAPLDASRAIRAAHAVADREDTLIFNGDPRLGIEGLLNARGRKTVARSDWTKYGNAYRDVVRATEVLLESNHHRPFALAVSAQDYARLVQQLEGQFAPEIDSILRLCDDGVYTTPTIPQGKAVLLSTGDQNFDIAVTEDLTIAYLGERDQDYPFRVYECLALRIKRPSAICTIE, from the coding sequence ATGAACCAGAGCCCGCTCACCGACGAGCAGTGGGAGTTCCTCCAGCAAGAGGTCGTGCGTGAAGCGCGCCGCACATTGGTCGGCCGCCGCCTCCTCGGCATCTACGGTCCACTCGGCGCCGGCCTCGAGTCGGTCTCGGTCGAGCAATACGGTCCCGACGAGGACGCGGAGATCGAGTTCCTGAGCCGGACCGATCCCAAGCCGATCCACGGCGCGAACGAGGTCATCCTCCGCGTGCCGATCCTCTACAAGGACTTCGTCCTGCACTGGCGCGACGTCTCGTTCAGCAAGAAGCTCGGCGCCCCGCTCGACGCGTCGCGCGCCATCCGCGCGGCGCACGCGGTCGCGGATCGCGAGGACACGCTGATCTTCAACGGCGATCCGCGGCTCGGGATCGAGGGCCTGCTCAACGCGCGCGGTCGCAAGACGGTCGCGCGCAGCGACTGGACCAAGTACGGCAACGCGTACCGCGACGTGGTGCGCGCGACGGAGGTGCTGCTCGAGAGCAACCACCACCGTCCGTTCGCGCTCGCGGTCTCGGCCCAGGACTACGCGCGCCTCGTGCAGCAGCTCGAGGGCCAGTTCGCGCCCGAGATCGACTCGATCCTGCGCCTCTGCGACGACGGCGTGTACACGACGCCGACGATCCCGCAGGGCAAGGCGGTGCTCCTCTCGACGGGCGATCAGAACTTCGACATCGCGGTCACCGAGGACCTGACCATCGCGTACCTCGGCGAGCGCGATCAGGACTATCCGTTCCGCGTCTACGAGTGCCTCGCGCTGCGCATCAAGCGGCCGAGCGCGATCTGCACGATCGAGTGA